One window of Litorilinea aerophila genomic DNA carries:
- a CDS encoding radical SAM protein, which translates to MSYSVGIGLTNACNLACAHCYRPTERIDYVPLEQIQAICESLPVGSMGMGTGENILHPQFEAIVRYLHGRGVKLSIASNGHSIMTMSDELLAMFNDLELSIDYPTAEQQDALRGPGNWDLVHRAIERCHAAGKSVSILATLMCTNYHLMDRMVELARSLGAHLRVNVYQAVRTDAFRLTYEQFWEAYQRLFSAGKVVSCSEPIVRAAMGLPDVASPCGHNSIRFDMRGRIIPCVYWPVVEHEPYTIADLPGRGESVLEHPFFADARTIPSTAAACPCQGGCASRRAINGRLDDHDEYCPWARGETIDLAWEAAPAVDLVRSRNVCTTIVA; encoded by the coding sequence ATGTCCTATTCGGTCGGCATTGGCCTGACCAATGCCTGCAACCTGGCCTGTGCCCACTGCTATCGCCCCACTGAGCGCATCGACTACGTGCCCCTGGAGCAGATCCAGGCCATCTGTGAGTCGTTGCCAGTGGGCAGCATGGGCATGGGCACCGGCGAAAACATCCTGCACCCCCAGTTTGAGGCCATCGTGCGCTACCTCCACGGCCGGGGCGTGAAGCTGAGCATCGCCTCCAACGGCCACAGCATCATGACCATGAGCGATGAGCTGCTGGCCATGTTCAATGACCTGGAGCTTTCCATCGACTACCCCACGGCCGAGCAGCAGGACGCGCTGCGGGGACCCGGCAACTGGGATCTGGTCCACCGGGCGATTGAGCGTTGCCACGCGGCCGGCAAATCGGTCTCCATCCTGGCCACCCTCATGTGCACCAACTACCACCTGATGGACCGGATGGTGGAGCTGGCCCGCTCCCTGGGCGCGCACCTGCGGGTCAACGTCTACCAGGCGGTGCGCACCGACGCTTTCCGCCTCACCTATGAGCAGTTCTGGGAGGCCTACCAGCGCCTCTTCTCGGCCGGTAAGGTGGTGAGCTGTAGCGAGCCCATCGTGCGCGCAGCCATGGGCCTGCCCGACGTAGCTTCGCCCTGCGGCCACAACAGCATTCGCTTCGACATGCGGGGGCGGATCATCCCCTGCGTCTACTGGCCCGTGGTGGAGCACGAACCCTACACCATCGCCGATCTCCCCGGCCGGGGCGAGTCGGTGCTGGAACACCCCTTCTTTGCCGATGCCCGCACCATCCCATCCACCGCGGCCGCTTGCCCCTGCCAGGGGGGCTGCGCCAGCCGCCGCGCCATCAACGGCCGTCTGGACGACCACGACGAATACTGCCCCTGGGCCCGGGGCGAAACCATCGACCTGGCCTGGGAGGCCGCCCCCGCGGTGGACCTGGTGCGCAGCCGCAATGTCTGTACGACGATCGTCGCGTGA
- a CDS encoding putative selenate ABC transporter substrate-binding protein, which produces MALWLAVALGLTACVAPVQPGATNGAMQTVERPLVISAIPDQDPEKLQRLYGLVADYLAQELGIPVEYKPVTDYAASVTGFKVGDLDLVWYGGLTGVQARLQVPGAHAIAQRDIDEKFVSVFIANTASGITSLEDLPGHTFTFGSESSTSGRLMPQYFLQQHGIQLSDFKGQPGFSGSHDKTIELVTAGAYDAGALNAQVWNSRLAEGRVDTERVQVFYTTPEYYDYHWVLHPSVVERYGEEIVTRIQEALFKLDPANPEHKEILDLFGAQKFIPTQDENYAAIEAVAREIGLIVEP; this is translated from the coding sequence ATGGCCCTGTGGTTGGCTGTAGCTCTGGGGCTGACCGCCTGTGTGGCACCGGTTCAGCCTGGGGCGACAAACGGCGCCATGCAGACGGTAGAGCGGCCCCTGGTGATCTCCGCCATCCCTGACCAGGATCCGGAGAAGCTCCAGCGCCTCTATGGCCTGGTGGCCGACTACCTGGCCCAGGAGCTGGGCATCCCGGTGGAATACAAGCCGGTGACCGACTACGCCGCTTCGGTGACGGGCTTCAAGGTGGGCGACCTGGATCTGGTCTGGTACGGCGGCCTGACGGGTGTGCAGGCCCGGCTGCAGGTGCCTGGCGCCCATGCCATCGCCCAGCGGGACATCGACGAAAAGTTTGTGAGCGTCTTCATCGCCAACACGGCCAGCGGCATTACCAGCCTGGAGGATCTTCCGGGCCACACTTTCACCTTTGGCAGCGAATCCTCCACCTCGGGCCGGCTCATGCCCCAGTACTTCCTCCAGCAGCATGGCATCCAGCTCAGCGATTTCAAGGGGCAGCCGGGCTTCTCAGGCTCCCACGACAAGACCATCGAGCTGGTCACCGCTGGCGCCTACGATGCTGGTGCCCTCAATGCCCAGGTCTGGAACAGCCGGCTGGCGGAGGGGCGGGTGGACACGGAGCGGGTGCAGGTCTTCTACACCACGCCGGAATATTACGACTACCACTGGGTGCTCCACCCCAGCGTGGTGGAACGCTACGGCGAGGAAATCGTCACCCGCATCCAGGAGGCCCTCTTCAAGTTGGACCCGGCCAACCCTGAGCACAAGGAGATCCTGGACCTGTTTGGCGCCCAGAAATTCATCCCCACCCAGGATGAAAACTACGCGGCCATCGAGGCGGTGGCCCGTGAAATCGGCCTGATCGTCGAGCCGTAG
- a CDS encoding phosphonate ABC transporter ATP-binding protein produces the protein MEPIFVLDNVTVRFGNLAALEQVNLTIQRGERVALIGPSGAGKSTLLSLLNGTQRPTQGEVRVLGRPLARLSPRERQAIQRRIGTVYQQFHLVENLRVIHNVNAGRLGSWPLWKSLISLAWPLGVDQAAAALAQVGIPEKLFARTSDLSGGQQQRVALARVLVQNPDAILADEPISNLDPERGREIMDLLVHISETTGKTLVVSLHAIEFTQSHFHRIVGLRQGRVQFDCPAGAVDGTLLAGLYQL, from the coding sequence ATGGAACCCATCTTCGTGCTCGACAATGTGACGGTCCGCTTCGGCAACCTGGCCGCGCTGGAGCAGGTCAACCTCACCATCCAGCGGGGGGAGCGGGTGGCCCTCATCGGCCCCAGCGGCGCCGGCAAGAGCACCCTCCTGAGCCTGCTCAATGGGACCCAGCGGCCCACCCAAGGGGAAGTGCGGGTCCTGGGGCGGCCCCTGGCCCGCCTCTCCCCCCGAGAGCGTCAAGCCATCCAGCGGCGCATCGGCACCGTCTACCAGCAGTTTCACCTGGTGGAAAATTTGCGGGTGATCCACAACGTCAACGCCGGCCGTCTGGGCTCCTGGCCCCTGTGGAAATCCCTGATCTCCCTGGCCTGGCCTTTGGGGGTGGACCAGGCGGCCGCGGCGCTGGCACAGGTGGGCATCCCCGAGAAGCTCTTCGCCCGCACCAGCGACCTGTCGGGCGGCCAGCAGCAGCGGGTGGCCCTGGCCCGGGTGCTGGTCCAGAACCCGGATGCCATCCTGGCCGACGAGCCCATCTCCAACCTGGATCCGGAGCGAGGGCGGGAAATCATGGACCTGCTGGTGCACATCAGCGAGACGACCGGCAAGACCCTGGTGGTGAGCCTGCACGCCATCGAGTTCACCCAGAGCCACTTCCACCGCATTGTCGGCCTGCGCCAGGGGCGGGTCCAGTTTGACTGCCCGGCCGGCGCCGTGGATGGCACCTTGCTGGCCGGGCTCTATCAGTTGTAA
- a CDS encoding PhnE/PtxC family ABC transporter permease — protein sequence MTRGSTVTELSLSRPSARPIRRPSPWNGRNGVLAVALLLVGWSLVRAGLLEGELVNAGGWVLALRFGRAALQPDLTPDLLSLTLHSTLITLAYAVCGTALSLAIGVVGGILSSEVWWQTVRASQGEGGLVAGGAPWLVVRSLLSVPRAIHEAIWGLIFINIFGLDPVSGILALGIPFGAITAKVFSEILDETPRGALQALRAGGAPPLAAFFYSLIPQAFADLLSYTFYRFECAIRSATILGLIGAGGLGYQILLSLQSLRYEQMWTFLYALILLCGLTDLWSARLRWRLSLSRPLAVCKVTDGEATAGPNDRLFRSSLWLALGLTLFSFWFIGARWELLWAPRSGQLFREMVATMFPPRLELAFWRELTVSAVDTLAMSILASAVAGVGGMLLAFPAAGAAWLGGGAEDAVGWMVRPVAWFTRGLLLLTRSIAEPIWALLAMFVLFPGLLPGAVGLGLYNLGILGRLNAEVVENLDERPTRAIQAQGASRLQAFLYAVWPRALPRFVGYALYRWEVCIRATVVVGLVGAGGLGRLLQEQLVRFDYHSVSATLLVFFLLTGLVDLGSAWARRLLR from the coding sequence ATGACACGAGGCAGCACCGTGACGGAACTGAGCCTCTCCCGCCCATCTGCCCGGCCCATCCGGCGGCCGTCCCCCTGGAATGGCCGCAACGGGGTGCTGGCTGTGGCCCTGCTACTGGTGGGCTGGTCCCTGGTGCGGGCCGGGCTGCTGGAGGGCGAACTGGTCAACGCGGGGGGGTGGGTCCTGGCCCTGCGCTTTGGCCGGGCCGCCCTGCAGCCGGATTTGACCCCGGACCTGCTCAGCCTGACATTGCATTCCACCCTGATCACCCTGGCCTACGCCGTCTGTGGTACGGCCTTGAGCCTGGCCATCGGCGTGGTAGGCGGCATCCTCTCGTCGGAAGTCTGGTGGCAGACGGTGCGGGCCTCTCAAGGAGAAGGGGGCCTGGTGGCCGGCGGCGCGCCCTGGCTGGTGGTCCGCTCCCTCCTGTCGGTGCCCAGGGCCATCCACGAAGCCATCTGGGGACTCATCTTCATCAACATCTTCGGCCTGGACCCGGTGAGCGGCATCCTGGCCCTGGGCATCCCCTTCGGCGCCATCACCGCCAAGGTCTTCAGCGAGATCCTGGACGAGACGCCCCGGGGGGCCCTCCAGGCGCTGCGGGCCGGTGGTGCACCGCCCCTGGCGGCTTTTTTCTACAGCCTGATCCCCCAGGCCTTCGCGGACCTGCTCAGCTACACCTTCTACCGTTTCGAGTGCGCCATTCGTTCGGCCACCATTCTGGGCCTCATCGGCGCGGGCGGCCTGGGCTACCAGATCTTGCTGAGCCTCCAGTCCCTGCGCTACGAGCAGATGTGGACCTTCCTCTACGCCCTGATCCTGCTCTGTGGACTGACCGACCTGTGGAGCGCCCGCCTGCGCTGGCGCCTGAGCCTCTCCCGGCCCCTGGCCGTCTGCAAGGTCACTGATGGGGAGGCCACAGCCGGCCCTAACGACCGGCTCTTCCGCTCCTCCCTGTGGCTGGCCTTGGGGCTGACCCTCTTTTCCTTTTGGTTTATCGGCGCCCGCTGGGAGCTGCTGTGGGCACCCCGTAGCGGCCAGTTGTTTCGGGAGATGGTGGCCACCATGTTTCCGCCCCGGCTGGAGCTGGCCTTCTGGCGGGAGCTCACCGTTTCGGCGGTGGATACCCTGGCCATGTCCATTCTGGCCAGTGCTGTGGCCGGGGTGGGGGGGATGCTGTTGGCATTTCCAGCGGCGGGTGCCGCCTGGTTGGGGGGCGGGGCGGAAGACGCCGTCGGCTGGATGGTTCGGCCTGTTGCCTGGTTCACCCGGGGCCTTCTCCTGTTGACCCGCTCCATCGCGGAGCCCATCTGGGCGCTGCTGGCCATGTTCGTCCTTTTCCCCGGCCTGTTGCCTGGGGCGGTGGGCCTGGGCTTGTACAACCTGGGCATCCTGGGGCGGCTCAACGCGGAGGTGGTGGAGAACCTGGATGAGCGTCCTACCCGGGCCATCCAGGCCCAGGGGGCCAGCCGGCTGCAGGCCTTTCTCTACGCGGTCTGGCCCCGGGCCCTGCCCCGTTTTGTGGGGTATGCCCTGTACCGTTGGGAAGTCTGCATCCGGGCTACGGTGGTGGTGGGTCTGGTGGGTGCAGGGGGGCTGGGGCGGCTGCTCCAGGAACAGCTGGTCCGCTTCGACTATCACAGCGTCAGCGCGACCTTGTTGGTCTTTTTCCTGTTGACCGGGCTGGTGGACCTGGGGAGCGCGTGGGCCCGGCGACTGCTGCGTTGA
- a CDS encoding radical SAM protein has product MVQIHLEDRETQVARLPTQLYIEVTNHCNSLCVSCPLTYDHFLPFEPKHHLSWENFCRIVDQLPEIHRAVLHGIGEPLLNRNLPRFVAHLKERGAHVLFNTNGVLLDQARGDALVEAGLDELRISLDAVTPELYARLRGIDALPRIVENLRAFVRRHGGRERPRVSLWFVGMQENLHQLPDFVRLGAALGVPEVYLQRLVYFGDGHRIAEDATMVPEQSLFGTLEEQQAALILECEALADQLGLTFRASGATTPHESVAVRGDSPWQGCLRPWTLMYITANGNALPCCIAPFATPNYPDIVLGNVFQQPLAEVWNSPRYQALREAVLSTDPAPWPCQHCGVKWSL; this is encoded by the coding sequence ATGGTACAAATTCATTTGGAGGACCGGGAGACCCAGGTAGCCCGCTTGCCCACCCAGCTCTACATCGAGGTCACCAACCACTGCAACTCCCTGTGCGTCTCCTGTCCGCTGACCTATGACCACTTCTTGCCCTTCGAGCCCAAACATCATCTTTCTTGGGAAAATTTCTGCCGGATCGTGGATCAGCTCCCCGAGATCCACCGGGCGGTGCTCCATGGCATCGGCGAGCCCCTGCTCAACCGCAACCTGCCCCGCTTTGTGGCCCACCTGAAGGAGCGGGGCGCCCACGTCCTCTTCAACACCAACGGCGTCCTGCTGGACCAGGCGCGGGGGGATGCCCTGGTGGAGGCCGGCCTGGACGAGCTCCGGATCTCCCTGGACGCGGTGACGCCGGAACTCTACGCCCGGCTGCGGGGGATCGACGCCCTGCCCCGCATCGTGGAGAACCTGCGGGCCTTTGTGCGACGCCATGGGGGGCGGGAGCGCCCCCGGGTCTCCCTCTGGTTTGTGGGCATGCAGGAAAACCTGCACCAATTGCCGGACTTTGTGCGGCTGGGCGCGGCGCTGGGGGTGCCCGAAGTCTACCTCCAGCGGTTGGTCTACTTCGGCGACGGCCACCGCATCGCCGAGGACGCCACCATGGTCCCGGAGCAATCCCTCTTTGGCACCCTGGAAGAGCAGCAGGCGGCCCTCATTCTGGAATGTGAAGCCCTGGCCGACCAACTGGGGCTGACCTTCCGGGCCTCCGGTGCCACCACGCCCCATGAGAGTGTGGCGGTCCGGGGCGATTCCCCCTGGCAAGGATGCCTGCGGCCGTGGACCCTGATGTACATCACGGCCAATGGCAACGCCCTGCCCTGCTGCATCGCCCCCTTCGCCACGCCCAACTACCCGGATATCGTCCTGGGCAACGTCTTCCAACAGCCCCTGGCCGAGGTCTGGAACAGCCCGCGCTACCAGGCCCTGCGGGAAGCCGTCCTCAGCACCGACCCGGCTCCCTGGCCCTGCCAACATTGCGGCGTGAAGTGGAGTCTATGA
- a CDS encoding DUF2029 domain-containing protein: protein MTRCFRLLNRLVFFPQLRPSPGVLALLGALTLPGYAWIAWRYPLWDSFQWPRGGWFPPERAEWGPLPVHLAVYLALTLLWMGGLHVALALGRRGERLARGLVVGIWLTASLLLLAATPAGDSHDVYDYLYRGRLLVEQGVSPLAVAPQETVRQAFYRYTAWKRHVDTYGPVWEYASGGVSWLVQQGLRWRGAWAPTAPTCPLSERSCVMLAAYVTGYRLLSILLAGVTGFFIYRLVSREEPAHSLAALVYWLWNPVVILATALGAHNDALMLVWLVGGLLCLQARRPTLAWLALLLAAHVKLTALIWAPLWGLWLWRQQGLGRAVGSGVVALAVGLPVSWLLYRPLGGWETLPRMLQERMLFVANSPWQLAYHLLREQGWPLDVARFYTIRVPTYLFVLLAVAASAWLAWRGASDSPGRQLWRGMLLVALLYLAVGSFWFQHWYVLWAAAPAALLPHGLMARRVLPWLGWGALASNVVYDVLTRQPEPVVSRTALYAGMVAIIWGPALLACAGLAWRRLRLRRLQGVEASSWPSPAR from the coding sequence ATGACCCGTTGCTTCCGCCTCCTTAACCGCCTCGTTTTCTTCCCCCAGCTCCGGCCTTCCCCGGGCGTCCTTGCCCTGCTGGGGGCGTTGACCCTGCCGGGCTATGCCTGGATCGCGTGGCGTTACCCCCTGTGGGATTCCTTCCAATGGCCCCGGGGCGGCTGGTTCCCTCCGGAACGGGCCGAATGGGGGCCGTTGCCCGTGCACCTGGCCGTCTACCTGGCCCTGACCCTGCTCTGGATGGGCGGCCTGCACGTGGCCCTGGCCCTGGGCAGACGTGGGGAGCGCCTGGCCCGGGGGCTGGTGGTGGGGATCTGGCTGACCGCGTCCCTGCTCCTGCTGGCCGCCACGCCCGCGGGCGACTCCCACGACGTCTACGACTACCTGTATCGGGGGCGGCTGCTGGTGGAGCAGGGGGTGAGCCCCCTGGCCGTGGCGCCCCAGGAGACGGTGCGGCAGGCCTTCTACCGTTACACCGCCTGGAAGCGCCATGTGGATACCTACGGCCCGGTGTGGGAATATGCCAGCGGCGGCGTCTCTTGGCTGGTTCAGCAGGGCCTGCGCTGGCGGGGGGCCTGGGCACCCACCGCGCCCACCTGTCCCCTCTCGGAGCGCTCCTGCGTCATGCTGGCTGCCTATGTCACCGGCTACCGGCTGCTGTCCATCCTGCTGGCCGGCGTGACGGGCTTCTTCATCTACCGGCTGGTGTCGCGGGAGGAGCCGGCCCACAGCCTGGCCGCGCTGGTCTACTGGCTCTGGAACCCGGTGGTGATCCTGGCCACGGCCCTGGGCGCGCACAACGACGCCCTGATGCTGGTCTGGCTGGTGGGGGGGCTCCTCTGCCTGCAGGCGCGGCGGCCGACGCTGGCCTGGCTGGCCCTGCTGCTGGCCGCCCACGTGAAGCTGACGGCCCTGATCTGGGCTCCCCTCTGGGGGCTGTGGCTCTGGCGGCAGCAGGGGCTGGGCCGGGCTGTGGGGAGCGGCGTGGTAGCCCTGGCTGTGGGCTTGCCTGTCTCCTGGCTGCTCTACCGGCCCCTGGGGGGATGGGAAACCCTGCCCCGCATGCTCCAGGAGCGCATGTTGTTCGTGGCCAATTCCCCGTGGCAGCTGGCCTACCACCTCCTGCGTGAGCAGGGCTGGCCCCTGGATGTAGCCCGCTTCTACACCATCCGCGTGCCTACCTATTTGTTCGTCCTGCTGGCCGTGGCCGCGTCCGCCTGGCTGGCCTGGCGCGGCGCGTCTGACTCACCCGGACGGCAGCTCTGGCGGGGGATGCTCCTGGTGGCGTTGCTCTACCTGGCGGTGGGGAGTTTCTGGTTTCAGCACTGGTACGTGCTCTGGGCGGCGGCGCCGGCGGCGCTGCTGCCCCACGGGCTGATGGCCCGCCGGGTGTTGCCCTGGCTGGGGTGGGGCGCACTGGCCAGCAACGTGGTCTACGATGTGTTGACCCGCCAGCCGGAGCCGGTGGTCTCGCGGACGGCACTCTACGCGGGGATGGTGGCCATCATCTGGGGGCCGGCCCTGTTGGCCTGCGCTGGGTTGGCCTGGCGCAGGCTACGGCTGAGACGCCTCCAGGGGGTGGAGGCGTCTTCCTGGCCATCCCCGGCCCGGTGA
- a CDS encoding glutaredoxin family protein — protein MIGMLGYAPNIQLFGRRWCAHTQMLRRYLDRLGVPYVYRDMDRDPQARAQVRWWTGRDVNPVLYIDGNVLVEPTLEEVNWALRSHAYA, from the coding sequence ATGATCGGGATGCTCGGCTATGCACCCAACATCCAGCTCTTCGGCAGGCGCTGGTGCGCCCACACCCAGATGCTGCGGCGCTACCTGGACCGCCTGGGCGTCCCCTATGTCTACCGAGACATGGACCGGGATCCCCAGGCCCGGGCTCAAGTTCGCTGGTGGACCGGCCGGGACGTGAACCCGGTGCTGTACATAGACGGCAATGTCCTGGTCGAGCCCACGTTGGAAGAAGTGAACTGGGCCCTGCGCAGCCACGCCTACGCGTGA